Proteins encoded within one genomic window of Lampris incognitus isolate fLamInc1 chromosome 1, fLamInc1.hap2, whole genome shotgun sequence:
- the tcima gene encoding transcriptional and immune response regulator a: MSNYAYCESRRVSPAVHGNKFDTAHRKRAVANIFENVNQDALMRLFQKTGDMKAEERVRSIFSFTQDPEETAKALMALKQRKKDKFLQIAGMVRQLLKMR; encoded by the coding sequence ATGTCCAACTACGCGTACTGCGAGTCCCGGCGCGTCAGCCCCGCCGTCCACGGGAACAAGTTTGACACGGCGCACCGCAAGAGAGCCGTGGCCAACATCTTTGAAAACGTCAACCAGGACGCGCTGATGAGGCTCTTCCAGAAAACGGGCGACATGAAAGCGGAGGAGCGGGTGAGGAGCATCTTCTCTTTCACCCAGGACCCCGAGGAGACGGCCAAAGCGCTCATGGCGCTCAAGCAGCGAAAGAAGGACAAGTTCCTGCAGATTGCGGGCATGGTGCGGCAGCTGCTCAAAATGCGTTGA